Proteins from a single region of Gossypium arboreum isolate Shixiya-1 chromosome 1, ASM2569848v2, whole genome shotgun sequence:
- the LOC108483015 gene encoding uncharacterized protein LOC108483015 isoform X1 produces MGKNVKKNKDEDKDTDKGYRERLAICNKAVGEVISKLLDGDNSYLTTGCVLERMMAVMKAKYRLQDPRFILQFLRKLMEPIIAENASVGVQDAFQVLESFLMQYANPVQKKRSAKQLPDSISLTASQKEMVVLLEATVDRMLQLNTEDKLFSIVENMVNQALGPYLGRPQNLKLTNPVSIHGDPESSRGAEICNNIQGYLDVDPVALYMKDHGGGFEFCNPSGDKIYDDSGEGTSGARANPHNMELSQENTFSVDPVLPSLPCSSDMENFGGFGLCDLSDKEIYGDWGEGTSDARANQLNMNLSQENTFTVQGCADIRNTLPAVAEVHHNPVMHGLTKKSAEAKGKRSVEEIKDEAYIKKGKMKLVNDK; encoded by the exons ATGGGAAAAAACGTGAAGAAAAATAAAGATGAAGATAAAGATACAGATAAAGGCTATCGTGAAAGATTAGCA ATATGTAATAAAGCAGTGGGAGAAGTGATATCTAAGCTATTGGATGGTGATAACAGTTATCTAACTACG GGGTGTGTGCTTGAAAGGATGATGGCAGTAATGAAAGCAAAGTATCGACTTCAAGATCCACGATTCATACTGCAGTTTTTGAGAAAACTGATGGAACCTATTATTGCGGAAAATGCCAGTGTTGGCGTCCAAGATGCATTTCAAGTCCTTGAGTCATTTTTGATGCAATATGCAAATCCAGTTCAAAAGAAGCGAAGTGCCAAGCAACTTCCTGACTCAATCTCACTCACAG CATCACAAAAGGAAATGGTGGTGCTGCTGGAGGCTACTGTGGACCGAATGCTGCAATTAAACACTGAGGATAAGTTGTTTAGCATAGTAGAAAATATGGTAAACCAAGCTTTGGGTCCGTATTTAGGAAGGCCACAGAACCTAAAGCTCACAAATCCTGTTAGTATTCATGGTGATCCTGAGTCTAGCAGAGGAGCTGAGATTTGCAACAACATCCAG GGTTATCTTGATGTTGATCCT GTTGCTCTGTATATGAAAGACCATGGTGGTGGTTTCGAATTCTGTAATCCGTCAG GCGACAAGATATACGATGATTCGGGTGAAGGCACCAGTGGTGCTAGAGCAAACCCACACAATATGGAACTGTCACAAGAGAACACCTTTAGTGTTGATCCT GTTCTTCCGTCACTGCCGTGTTCTTCTGATATGGAAAACTTTGGTGGTTTTGGACTCTGCGATCTGTCAG ACAAAGAGATATATGGTGATTGGGGTGAAGGCACCAGTGATGCCAGAGCAAATCAACTGAATATGAACCTGTCACAAGAGAACACCTTTACTGTTCAAGG GTGTGCAGATATTCGGAACACATTACCTGCCGTAGCTGAAGTTCACCATAACCCAGTAATGCATGGCCTCACAAAGAAGTCAGCCGAGGCAAAGGGCAAGAGATCGGTCGAAGAGATAAAGGACGAAGCTTATATCAAAAAAGGCAAAATGAAGCTGGTGAATGACAAGTGA
- the LOC108483015 gene encoding uncharacterized protein LOC108483015 isoform X2 — MGKNVKKNKDEDKDTDKGYRERLAICNKAVGEVISKLLDGDNSYLTTGCVLERMMAVMKAKYRLQDPRFILQFLRKLMEPIIAENASVGVQDAFQVLESFLMQYANPVQKKRSAKQLPDSISLTASQKEMVVLLEATVDRMLQLNTEDKLFSIVENMVNQALGPYLGRPQNLKLTNPVSIHGDPESSRGAEICNNIQVALYMKDHGGGFEFCNPSGDKIYDDSGEGTSGARANPHNMELSQENTFSVDPVLPSLPCSSDMENFGGFGLCDLSDKEIYGDWGEGTSDARANQLNMNLSQENTFTVQGCADIRNTLPAVAEVHHNPVMHGLTKKSAEAKGKRSVEEIKDEAYIKKGKMKLVNDK; from the exons ATGGGAAAAAACGTGAAGAAAAATAAAGATGAAGATAAAGATACAGATAAAGGCTATCGTGAAAGATTAGCA ATATGTAATAAAGCAGTGGGAGAAGTGATATCTAAGCTATTGGATGGTGATAACAGTTATCTAACTACG GGGTGTGTGCTTGAAAGGATGATGGCAGTAATGAAAGCAAAGTATCGACTTCAAGATCCACGATTCATACTGCAGTTTTTGAGAAAACTGATGGAACCTATTATTGCGGAAAATGCCAGTGTTGGCGTCCAAGATGCATTTCAAGTCCTTGAGTCATTTTTGATGCAATATGCAAATCCAGTTCAAAAGAAGCGAAGTGCCAAGCAACTTCCTGACTCAATCTCACTCACAG CATCACAAAAGGAAATGGTGGTGCTGCTGGAGGCTACTGTGGACCGAATGCTGCAATTAAACACTGAGGATAAGTTGTTTAGCATAGTAGAAAATATGGTAAACCAAGCTTTGGGTCCGTATTTAGGAAGGCCACAGAACCTAAAGCTCACAAATCCTGTTAGTATTCATGGTGATCCTGAGTCTAGCAGAGGAGCTGAGATTTGCAACAACATCCAG GTTGCTCTGTATATGAAAGACCATGGTGGTGGTTTCGAATTCTGTAATCCGTCAG GCGACAAGATATACGATGATTCGGGTGAAGGCACCAGTGGTGCTAGAGCAAACCCACACAATATGGAACTGTCACAAGAGAACACCTTTAGTGTTGATCCT GTTCTTCCGTCACTGCCGTGTTCTTCTGATATGGAAAACTTTGGTGGTTTTGGACTCTGCGATCTGTCAG ACAAAGAGATATATGGTGATTGGGGTGAAGGCACCAGTGATGCCAGAGCAAATCAACTGAATATGAACCTGTCACAAGAGAACACCTTTACTGTTCAAGG GTGTGCAGATATTCGGAACACATTACCTGCCGTAGCTGAAGTTCACCATAACCCAGTAATGCATGGCCTCACAAAGAAGTCAGCCGAGGCAAAGGGCAAGAGATCGGTCGAAGAGATAAAGGACGAAGCTTATATCAAAAAAGGCAAAATGAAGCTGGTGAATGACAAGTGA
- the LOC128290397 gene encoding uncharacterized protein LOC128290397, which translates to MAVQLEATVDQMQQLITEDKLFSIVKSMVKEVLSPYLRGLQNLKLTNPVSINGDPESSRGSEICNNIQGYHDAESVSFGEYISFKFNLLRFGSDLLLFWI; encoded by the exons ATGGCGGTGCAGCTGGAGGCTACTGTGGACCAAATGCAGCAATTAATCACTGAGGATAAGTTGTTTAGCATAGTAAAAAGTATGGTAAAAGAAGTTTTGAGTCCTTATTTACGAGGGCTGCAGAACCTAAAGCTCACAAATCCTGTTAGTATTAATGGCGATCCTGAGTCTAGCAGAGGATCTGAGATTTGCAACAACATACAG GGTTATCATGATGCTGAATCTGTAAGCTTTGGCGAGTATATATCTTTTAAATTCAATTTGCTTAGATTTGGGTCAGATCTGCTTCTCTTCTGGATATAG
- the LOC108480374 gene encoding E3 ubiquitin-protein ligase HOS1-like isoform X2, which yields MEKHEINGPVHPSSSGSNGRTVRSPAHQPNFNSRAVQEALEHLASVDLSELFNEAKTEYCRATRDLRRCGRYVKYVLNSCGHASLCAECCQRCDLCPICRIPLKSGNNRLRLRLYDECIDTGLISRRYGDIFQNKEDRDDQMNADVQRLYSFFDVALENNLVSLVCHYVTDICMDETALSSDAITALLLDEKVVKDWVKRKFKNITTELQQIYCLKVGEMEKSLGLLHKYSAYLASLSSILEVLESSFKGRPLAQFHDLHHLQESILKTKQHLEIIMWCIRHQFLEHVRSRHANFTSWHNLVRERKSAATARAWPDVVDRSADSTRQDGSLFIEDALANLDIEQAYDQELGEESYFAFLLKDSASFSRSKIEGLIGCYPFESLQAAVDILFLRGSSDLVVAKQAIFVYYLFDRHWSRPEEEWRDIVDDFATSFGINRHSLLESFIFCLLDDHTDEALQESFQLLPEISGPTTHPKIARVLLERQNPEAAHMVLRWSGRDDGSQLVSLSEAVTVVWVKVECRLLTEAFTYQRMLCTKVREKNFKNGPSEDGQYRSWMDWTEILVSELCCLCIRRNLVDRIVELPWNSDEEKYIHKCLLDCASDDPSSANGSLLVVFYLQRYRYVEAYQVSLKLWTLEEDFISTHSVNEEFLEVLSRMESCRQRRKALVDKGIELLPEVLQQQVKTGTLPDIVVTFGQENEMPARSGLPELQEPEPAPLLVPATSDSILLRPDLLTTPSGPAVSEIPKIFGGYVNDSHVGAGNHRSLSILHGRLFAGPETISKFEVGKSFNFEDIASPGIHRVSPTYATPLKGISQSSSRELPIRHLQEKQSDKIISEGEQNGFVNLVHSTSPPYSRRVTANPVSMPSSNYSLKGSANSLRSNISGKRGQSNRDDSYWTVPPNEDLTDVVSWRYINEGLRWRADETSDEEEQNPGGTIKVGSPTPKKGHRRRRFAIR from the exons atggaGAAACATGAAATCAACGGTCCGGTTCATCCTTCGAGCTCCGGCAGTAACGGCCGTACCGTTAGATCACCAGCTCATCAACCCAACTTCAATAGCCGTGCCGTTCAG GAAGCTTTAGAACACTTGGCATCTGTTGACCTTAGTGAGTTATTCAATGAGGCGAAAACTGAATACTGTCGAGCAACTAGAGACTTAAGACGATGTGGGCGTTACGTGAAGTACGTGTTGAACTCTTGCGGACATGCCTCGTTATGTGCCGAGTGTTGTCAAAGATGTGATCTTTGTCCGATTTGTAGAATCCCACTGAAAAGTGGTAACAATAGACTTCGCCTACGCCTGTACGATGAATGCATCGACACTGGCCTCATTTCTAGAAGATACGgtgatatttttcaaaataaagaaGATAGAGATGATCAAATGAATGCTGATGTTCAACGTCTTTATTCTTTTTTTGATGTCGCCTTGGAGAATAACTTGGTTTCTTTGGTTTGTCATT ATGTTACAGATATATGCATGGATGAAACTGCTCTTTCCAGTGATGCTATCACTGCTTTGCTACTGGATGAGAAGGTTGTCAAGGATTGGGTCAAGCGGAAGTTTAAAAATATTACAACAGAACTTCAACAGATAT ATTGTCTCAAGGTAGGAGAAATGGAAAAGAGTTTAGGTTTGCTTCACAAATATTCAGCATATCTGGCTAGCTTATCCAGTATCCTTGAAGTTTTGGAATCATCTTTCAAGGGTCGTCCTTTGGCACAGTTCCATGACTTGCATCACCTTCAAGAGAGTATATTGAAGACGAAGCAG CATCTTGAGATCATAATGTGGTGTATAAGGCACCAATTCTTGGAACATGTGAGGTCTCGTCATGCTAATTTCACATCCTGGCATAATCTTGTCCGTGAAAGAAAATCGGCTGCAACTGCACGTGCATGGCCTGATGTAGTAGATCGCTCAGCCGACTCCACTAGACAGGATGGCTCTCTATTCATTGAAGATGCACTAGCAAACCTTGACATCGAACAAGCATATGATCAGGAGCTTGGAGAAGAGTcatattttgcatttttactGAAGGACAGCGCCTCCTTTTCTCGGTCTAAAATAGAGGGATTGATAGGGTGTTACCCATTTGAAAGTCTCCAGGCTGCTGTGGACATCCTCTTTCTACGTGGTAGTTCTGATTTGGTGGTTGCAAAGCAAGCAATT TTTGTATATTACTTGTTTGATCGGCATTGGAGTAGGCCTGAAGAAGAATGGAGAGATATTGTGGATGACTTTGCTACCTCCTTTGGTATAAACAGGCATTCATTACTCGAATCATTCATTTTCTGTCTTTTGGACGATCACACAGATGAGGCTTTACAG GAATCTTTTCAACTTCTTCCCGAGATATCTGGCCCAACAACTCATCCTAAGATTGCACGAGTTCTGTTAGAACGGCAGAATCCCGAGGCTGCTCACATGGTGTTACGCTGGTCTGGTCGTGATGATGGATCACAGTTGGTTTCGCTTAGTGAGGCTGTGACTGTTGTTTGGGTGAAAGTGGAATGTAGGCTTTTGACTGAAGCATTCACATATCAGCGGATGCTTTGTACTAAAGTCCGGGAAAAGAATTTCAAGAATGGTCCAAGTGAGGATGGCCAATACAGGTCCTGGATGGACTGGACAGAAATATTGGTCTCTGAATTATGCTGTTTATGTATTCGGAGGAACTTGGTAGATCGAATAGTAGAGTTGCCATGGAATTCTGATGAGGAGAAATATATTCATAAATGCCTATTAGATTGTGCAAGTGATGATCCTTCATCTGCTAATGGAAGTCTCCTTGTTGTATTCTATCTTCAG CGCTATCGATATGTTGAGGCATATCAAGTCAGTCTTAAACTATGGACCTTAGAAGAAGACTTCATTTCAACTCATTCTGTTAATGAAGAATTTCTAGAAGTTTTATCGAGAATGGAATCTTGTCGTCAAAGGAGAAAAGCATTGGTT GATAAAGGTATAGAATTGCTACCAGAAGTCTTGCAGCAACAAGTAAAGACCGGAACGTTGCCTGATATAGTGGTTACTTTTGGTCAAGAGAATGAAATGCCAGCAAGATCCGGCCTTCCCGAGTTGCAAGAACCAGAACCAGCCCCTTTGTTGGTTCCTGCCACTTCTGATTCTATTCTTCTACGACCAGATCTTTTGACAACTCCTTCAGGGCCAGCAGTTTCTGAAATTCCTAAAATATTTGGGGGGTATGTTAACGATTCTCATGTCGGCGCTGGTAACCACAGGTCTTTATCAATTCTCCATGGGAGATTATTTGCAGGTCCAGAAACCATATCAAAATTTGAAGTTGGCAAAAGCTTCAACTTTGAAGACATCGCAAGTCCTGGAATCCATCGTGTAAGTCCCACATATGCTACACCGTTGAAAGGAATCAGTCAGAGTTCATCAAGAGAGCTCCCAATCAGACATTTACAAGAAAAACAATCTGATAAAATCATTTCAGAGGGAGAGCAAAACGGGTTTGTTAACCTGGTTCACAGTACAAGCCCTCCGTATTCCCGAAGAGTGACAGCTAATCCTGTATCCATGCCTAGCAGTAACTATAGTTTAAAAGGTTCTGCAAATAGCTTACGTTCAAATATTTCCGGTAAGAGGGGTCAATCAAATAGAGATGACAGCTATTGGACTGTGCCTCCTAACGAAGACTTAACGGATGTCGTCAGTTGGAG ATACATAAACGAGGGACTGAGATGGAGAGCCGATGAAACAAGTGACGAGGAAGAGCAAAATCCAGGTGGAACCATAAAAGTTGGCAGTCCAACCCCCAAGAAAGGACATAGAAGAAGGAGATTCGCCATAAGATAA
- the LOC108480374 gene encoding E3 ubiquitin-protein ligase HOS1-like isoform X1 → MEKHEINGPVHPSSSGSNGRTVRSPAHQPNFNSRAVQEALEHLASVDLSELFNEAKTEYCRATRDLRRCGRYVKYVLNSCGHASLCAECCQRCDLCPICRIPLKSGNNRLRLRLYDECIDTGLISRRYGDIFQNKEDRDDQMNADVQRLYSFFDVALENNLVSLVCHYVTDICMDETALSSDAITALLLDEKVVKDWVKRKFKNITTELQQIYCLKVGEMEKSLGLLHKYSAYLASLSSILEVLESSFKGRPLAQFHDLHHLQESILKTKQHLEIIMWCIRHQFLEHVRSRHANFTSWHNLVRERKSAATARAWPDVVDRSADSTRQDGSLFIEDALANLDIEQAYDQELGEESYFAFLLKDSASFSRSKIEGLIGCYPFESLQAAVDILFLRGSSDLVVAKQAIFVYYLFDRHWSRPEEEWRDIVDDFATSFGINRHSLLESFIFCLLDDHTDEALQESFQLLPEISGPTTHPKIARVLLERQNPEAAHMVLRWSGRDDGSQLVSLSEAVTVVWVKVECRLLTEAFTYQRMLCTKVREKNFKNGPSEDGQYRSWMDWTEILVSELCCLCIRRNLVDRIVELPWNSDEEKYIHKCLLDCASDDPSSANGSLLVVFYLQRYRYVEAYQVSLKLWTLEEDFISTHSVNEEFLEVLSRMESCRQRRKALVDKGIELLPEVLQQQVKTGTLPDIVVTFGQENEMPARSGLPELQEPEPAPLLVPATSDSILLRPDLLTTPSGPAVSEIPKIFGGYVNDSHVGAGNHRSLSILHGRLFAGPETISKFEVGKSFNFEDIASPGIHRVSPTYATPLKGISQSSSRELPIRHLQEKQSDKIISEGEQNGFVNLVHSTSPPYSRRVTANPVSMPSSNYSLKGSANSLRSNISGKRGQSNRDDSYWTVPPNEDLTDVVSWSHEQRPFDDRYINEGLRWRADETSDEEEQNPGGTIKVGSPTPKKGHRRRRFAIR, encoded by the exons atggaGAAACATGAAATCAACGGTCCGGTTCATCCTTCGAGCTCCGGCAGTAACGGCCGTACCGTTAGATCACCAGCTCATCAACCCAACTTCAATAGCCGTGCCGTTCAG GAAGCTTTAGAACACTTGGCATCTGTTGACCTTAGTGAGTTATTCAATGAGGCGAAAACTGAATACTGTCGAGCAACTAGAGACTTAAGACGATGTGGGCGTTACGTGAAGTACGTGTTGAACTCTTGCGGACATGCCTCGTTATGTGCCGAGTGTTGTCAAAGATGTGATCTTTGTCCGATTTGTAGAATCCCACTGAAAAGTGGTAACAATAGACTTCGCCTACGCCTGTACGATGAATGCATCGACACTGGCCTCATTTCTAGAAGATACGgtgatatttttcaaaataaagaaGATAGAGATGATCAAATGAATGCTGATGTTCAACGTCTTTATTCTTTTTTTGATGTCGCCTTGGAGAATAACTTGGTTTCTTTGGTTTGTCATT ATGTTACAGATATATGCATGGATGAAACTGCTCTTTCCAGTGATGCTATCACTGCTTTGCTACTGGATGAGAAGGTTGTCAAGGATTGGGTCAAGCGGAAGTTTAAAAATATTACAACAGAACTTCAACAGATAT ATTGTCTCAAGGTAGGAGAAATGGAAAAGAGTTTAGGTTTGCTTCACAAATATTCAGCATATCTGGCTAGCTTATCCAGTATCCTTGAAGTTTTGGAATCATCTTTCAAGGGTCGTCCTTTGGCACAGTTCCATGACTTGCATCACCTTCAAGAGAGTATATTGAAGACGAAGCAG CATCTTGAGATCATAATGTGGTGTATAAGGCACCAATTCTTGGAACATGTGAGGTCTCGTCATGCTAATTTCACATCCTGGCATAATCTTGTCCGTGAAAGAAAATCGGCTGCAACTGCACGTGCATGGCCTGATGTAGTAGATCGCTCAGCCGACTCCACTAGACAGGATGGCTCTCTATTCATTGAAGATGCACTAGCAAACCTTGACATCGAACAAGCATATGATCAGGAGCTTGGAGAAGAGTcatattttgcatttttactGAAGGACAGCGCCTCCTTTTCTCGGTCTAAAATAGAGGGATTGATAGGGTGTTACCCATTTGAAAGTCTCCAGGCTGCTGTGGACATCCTCTTTCTACGTGGTAGTTCTGATTTGGTGGTTGCAAAGCAAGCAATT TTTGTATATTACTTGTTTGATCGGCATTGGAGTAGGCCTGAAGAAGAATGGAGAGATATTGTGGATGACTTTGCTACCTCCTTTGGTATAAACAGGCATTCATTACTCGAATCATTCATTTTCTGTCTTTTGGACGATCACACAGATGAGGCTTTACAG GAATCTTTTCAACTTCTTCCCGAGATATCTGGCCCAACAACTCATCCTAAGATTGCACGAGTTCTGTTAGAACGGCAGAATCCCGAGGCTGCTCACATGGTGTTACGCTGGTCTGGTCGTGATGATGGATCACAGTTGGTTTCGCTTAGTGAGGCTGTGACTGTTGTTTGGGTGAAAGTGGAATGTAGGCTTTTGACTGAAGCATTCACATATCAGCGGATGCTTTGTACTAAAGTCCGGGAAAAGAATTTCAAGAATGGTCCAAGTGAGGATGGCCAATACAGGTCCTGGATGGACTGGACAGAAATATTGGTCTCTGAATTATGCTGTTTATGTATTCGGAGGAACTTGGTAGATCGAATAGTAGAGTTGCCATGGAATTCTGATGAGGAGAAATATATTCATAAATGCCTATTAGATTGTGCAAGTGATGATCCTTCATCTGCTAATGGAAGTCTCCTTGTTGTATTCTATCTTCAG CGCTATCGATATGTTGAGGCATATCAAGTCAGTCTTAAACTATGGACCTTAGAAGAAGACTTCATTTCAACTCATTCTGTTAATGAAGAATTTCTAGAAGTTTTATCGAGAATGGAATCTTGTCGTCAAAGGAGAAAAGCATTGGTT GATAAAGGTATAGAATTGCTACCAGAAGTCTTGCAGCAACAAGTAAAGACCGGAACGTTGCCTGATATAGTGGTTACTTTTGGTCAAGAGAATGAAATGCCAGCAAGATCCGGCCTTCCCGAGTTGCAAGAACCAGAACCAGCCCCTTTGTTGGTTCCTGCCACTTCTGATTCTATTCTTCTACGACCAGATCTTTTGACAACTCCTTCAGGGCCAGCAGTTTCTGAAATTCCTAAAATATTTGGGGGGTATGTTAACGATTCTCATGTCGGCGCTGGTAACCACAGGTCTTTATCAATTCTCCATGGGAGATTATTTGCAGGTCCAGAAACCATATCAAAATTTGAAGTTGGCAAAAGCTTCAACTTTGAAGACATCGCAAGTCCTGGAATCCATCGTGTAAGTCCCACATATGCTACACCGTTGAAAGGAATCAGTCAGAGTTCATCAAGAGAGCTCCCAATCAGACATTTACAAGAAAAACAATCTGATAAAATCATTTCAGAGGGAGAGCAAAACGGGTTTGTTAACCTGGTTCACAGTACAAGCCCTCCGTATTCCCGAAGAGTGACAGCTAATCCTGTATCCATGCCTAGCAGTAACTATAGTTTAAAAGGTTCTGCAAATAGCTTACGTTCAAATATTTCCGGTAAGAGGGGTCAATCAAATAGAGATGACAGCTATTGGACTGTGCCTCCTAACGAAGACTTAACGGATGTCGTCAGTTGGAG TCATGAACAAAGGCCTTTCGACGACAGATACATAAACGAGGGACTGAGATGGAGAGCCGATGAAACAAGTGACGAGGAAGAGCAAAATCCAGGTGGAACCATAAAAGTTGGCAGTCCAACCCCCAAGAAAGGACATAGAAGAAGGAGATTCGCCATAAGATAA
- the LOC108480374 gene encoding E3 ubiquitin-protein ligase HOS1-like isoform X3 has product MDETALSSDAITALLLDEKVVKDWVKRKFKNITTELQQIYCLKVGEMEKSLGLLHKYSAYLASLSSILEVLESSFKGRPLAQFHDLHHLQESILKTKQHLEIIMWCIRHQFLEHVRSRHANFTSWHNLVRERKSAATARAWPDVVDRSADSTRQDGSLFIEDALANLDIEQAYDQELGEESYFAFLLKDSASFSRSKIEGLIGCYPFESLQAAVDILFLRGSSDLVVAKQAIFVYYLFDRHWSRPEEEWRDIVDDFATSFGINRHSLLESFIFCLLDDHTDEALQESFQLLPEISGPTTHPKIARVLLERQNPEAAHMVLRWSGRDDGSQLVSLSEAVTVVWVKVECRLLTEAFTYQRMLCTKVREKNFKNGPSEDGQYRSWMDWTEILVSELCCLCIRRNLVDRIVELPWNSDEEKYIHKCLLDCASDDPSSANGSLLVVFYLQRYRYVEAYQVSLKLWTLEEDFISTHSVNEEFLEVLSRMESCRQRRKALVDKGIELLPEVLQQQVKTGTLPDIVVTFGQENEMPARSGLPELQEPEPAPLLVPATSDSILLRPDLLTTPSGPAVSEIPKIFGGYVNDSHVGAGNHRSLSILHGRLFAGPETISKFEVGKSFNFEDIASPGIHRVSPTYATPLKGISQSSSRELPIRHLQEKQSDKIISEGEQNGFVNLVHSTSPPYSRRVTANPVSMPSSNYSLKGSANSLRSNISGKRGQSNRDDSYWTVPPNEDLTDVVSWSHEQRPFDDRYINEGLRWRADETSDEEEQNPGGTIKVGSPTPKKGHRRRRFAIR; this is encoded by the exons ATGGATGAAACTGCTCTTTCCAGTGATGCTATCACTGCTTTGCTACTGGATGAGAAGGTTGTCAAGGATTGGGTCAAGCGGAAGTTTAAAAATATTACAACAGAACTTCAACAGATAT ATTGTCTCAAGGTAGGAGAAATGGAAAAGAGTTTAGGTTTGCTTCACAAATATTCAGCATATCTGGCTAGCTTATCCAGTATCCTTGAAGTTTTGGAATCATCTTTCAAGGGTCGTCCTTTGGCACAGTTCCATGACTTGCATCACCTTCAAGAGAGTATATTGAAGACGAAGCAG CATCTTGAGATCATAATGTGGTGTATAAGGCACCAATTCTTGGAACATGTGAGGTCTCGTCATGCTAATTTCACATCCTGGCATAATCTTGTCCGTGAAAGAAAATCGGCTGCAACTGCACGTGCATGGCCTGATGTAGTAGATCGCTCAGCCGACTCCACTAGACAGGATGGCTCTCTATTCATTGAAGATGCACTAGCAAACCTTGACATCGAACAAGCATATGATCAGGAGCTTGGAGAAGAGTcatattttgcatttttactGAAGGACAGCGCCTCCTTTTCTCGGTCTAAAATAGAGGGATTGATAGGGTGTTACCCATTTGAAAGTCTCCAGGCTGCTGTGGACATCCTCTTTCTACGTGGTAGTTCTGATTTGGTGGTTGCAAAGCAAGCAATT TTTGTATATTACTTGTTTGATCGGCATTGGAGTAGGCCTGAAGAAGAATGGAGAGATATTGTGGATGACTTTGCTACCTCCTTTGGTATAAACAGGCATTCATTACTCGAATCATTCATTTTCTGTCTTTTGGACGATCACACAGATGAGGCTTTACAG GAATCTTTTCAACTTCTTCCCGAGATATCTGGCCCAACAACTCATCCTAAGATTGCACGAGTTCTGTTAGAACGGCAGAATCCCGAGGCTGCTCACATGGTGTTACGCTGGTCTGGTCGTGATGATGGATCACAGTTGGTTTCGCTTAGTGAGGCTGTGACTGTTGTTTGGGTGAAAGTGGAATGTAGGCTTTTGACTGAAGCATTCACATATCAGCGGATGCTTTGTACTAAAGTCCGGGAAAAGAATTTCAAGAATGGTCCAAGTGAGGATGGCCAATACAGGTCCTGGATGGACTGGACAGAAATATTGGTCTCTGAATTATGCTGTTTATGTATTCGGAGGAACTTGGTAGATCGAATAGTAGAGTTGCCATGGAATTCTGATGAGGAGAAATATATTCATAAATGCCTATTAGATTGTGCAAGTGATGATCCTTCATCTGCTAATGGAAGTCTCCTTGTTGTATTCTATCTTCAG CGCTATCGATATGTTGAGGCATATCAAGTCAGTCTTAAACTATGGACCTTAGAAGAAGACTTCATTTCAACTCATTCTGTTAATGAAGAATTTCTAGAAGTTTTATCGAGAATGGAATCTTGTCGTCAAAGGAGAAAAGCATTGGTT GATAAAGGTATAGAATTGCTACCAGAAGTCTTGCAGCAACAAGTAAAGACCGGAACGTTGCCTGATATAGTGGTTACTTTTGGTCAAGAGAATGAAATGCCAGCAAGATCCGGCCTTCCCGAGTTGCAAGAACCAGAACCAGCCCCTTTGTTGGTTCCTGCCACTTCTGATTCTATTCTTCTACGACCAGATCTTTTGACAACTCCTTCAGGGCCAGCAGTTTCTGAAATTCCTAAAATATTTGGGGGGTATGTTAACGATTCTCATGTCGGCGCTGGTAACCACAGGTCTTTATCAATTCTCCATGGGAGATTATTTGCAGGTCCAGAAACCATATCAAAATTTGAAGTTGGCAAAAGCTTCAACTTTGAAGACATCGCAAGTCCTGGAATCCATCGTGTAAGTCCCACATATGCTACACCGTTGAAAGGAATCAGTCAGAGTTCATCAAGAGAGCTCCCAATCAGACATTTACAAGAAAAACAATCTGATAAAATCATTTCAGAGGGAGAGCAAAACGGGTTTGTTAACCTGGTTCACAGTACAAGCCCTCCGTATTCCCGAAGAGTGACAGCTAATCCTGTATCCATGCCTAGCAGTAACTATAGTTTAAAAGGTTCTGCAAATAGCTTACGTTCAAATATTTCCGGTAAGAGGGGTCAATCAAATAGAGATGACAGCTATTGGACTGTGCCTCCTAACGAAGACTTAACGGATGTCGTCAGTTGGAG TCATGAACAAAGGCCTTTCGACGACAGATACATAAACGAGGGACTGAGATGGAGAGCCGATGAAACAAGTGACGAGGAAGAGCAAAATCCAGGTGGAACCATAAAAGTTGGCAGTCCAACCCCCAAGAAAGGACATAGAAGAAGGAGATTCGCCATAAGATAA